The genomic segment ggaggcggcagcCATCGAGGATCACGTGTCTCTATACGTTGCGTCCAAAGCCCTGTCAGAAAAGGCCGTGTGGGCCTGGATGACGGAGCATAAGCCAAAATTTGACCTCGCCTGCGTAAACCCAACCATGGTCTTTGGTCCCCATCTCGAGACCATCAGCAACATGGACGAGTtcacgtcgacggcgaaATTCCTGTGGCGGCTCGTAGATGCAGCCGAGATTCCGCAGCTCATGTGGGCCGGGTGCGTTGATGTCCGCGACACCGCCGCGATGACTGTCGCGGCCTTCGAGAAGCATGAGGCGGCAGGCCAAAGGCTTTTGTTAGCACGTCACTTTGATTGGCAAACTGCGGCTGACATAGCGAGAGACGAACTTCCGGGTTTCAGAGAGAGGTTTCCGGTGGGAAGACCCGGAACCGGCAGAAGCGAGGCTCTGAAACATATCCATCAATATGACGGAAGCAAGGCGGTAAAGGTTCTCGGTGTGGAATATCGTCCACTGTCGGAGACTGTCAGAGACACGTTGGGGCAGTTCCTGGCAGTCGAAGGAGGTAAAGGCCACTAGATAAATATCCAACTTGAGCGACAAGCAACTCACCTTCAACGCTAGTCTTCATAGGCATGGCCGACTGAAAACGAGACCCTTTCATTCCATCATATGACACCATATCGAACGGTAGATCACAGGTTCTGTTCTGTTCTTTCACACATATGGTTCCTCACCAACGCTGTCTAGCAAATTAAACCCTGCGCGTGCGCCAAAGCTACCGAGGAAAGCACAGAACTCCCTAGAACACAAAGTGATTCTATTTCTCGAACTTGATAGGTTGGTGGATCAATCAACCATGCAACAACCACATCAGCCCTGATGGTCTAGCGGTATGATTCTCCCTTAGGGTTGTTCACATGACAATCTCATCTGGGAGAGGTCCCAGGTTCGATCCCTGGTTAGGGCCCAATTCTTTTGCCATTTTATAAACCATATCCGCCTTTACCCACTATTTTGCGGAATGAAATGAATATTCTCATCATTGTAAGGGGACGAACGACCGGTTGGTTGACGGACATGCTGATAGGTACGAAACTAGATACTCGGTGCAAACTTAGCAAGGTTACATGATTAGGAGGTTGGGCGGCCACGTTTAATAAACCTAGGAAGATAGGACCGGAATTGGACCCGAGTAAATCCGAACGACGACTCTACGCCGAACCACGGGGTTAATTAAGACCATTTGACGCCATTTCCTGCCTTCAAAAGCAGCTAAGAAAGAACCAGCGTGGAGGTGGAGATGGATCAAGTGCGCATGTCGATAATATCTTGTGAGCTAAAGAAGACTGCTAAATGCTCACGCCTAAAGGCGCCGTGGTGAACAACAGCATCATGTGATCTACCCGCTCAGCCAAAATCACAAAAGATCAACGGGTAAATTTACCATCAAGAAGCCTCGGCTGTGAGCTGCTTGCGGGACTGCCGTCTTTGATTTTCATGACGATGGTAACCACCAAACAGAGTGGATTTGGCGATAAGAAACGACTCAAAACGTAACAAACGCCTCGAGACTCGACATCAAAATCGCATCAACATTATTTTTCACTTCGGTCGGTAGAAATCACATCTCAAGATGTTGGTCTTACTCCCTTTCCTCCTATTTGCCTTGGCACTGGCGCAGGCTCAAGACTCCAGTCGAATTTATGAGTACATCGTCGTATGATCCGGCCCTGGCGGAGGCCCCTTGGCCGCCAACCGGGCCCGGGCAAGCCAATCGACTCTgctcatcgaggccggcgacgaccagCTGGACAGCCCGAAATCGGACATGGTTTAGAGTAACACACTCGCCAACAACGACACCCTGACCAGATGGGACTTCTTCGTCAACCGTGACACTCGAAATGACAGACAGCCTCTTCGAATTCACCACATGGAGGACCACGGAAGACGACTACTTCGTAGGCCTCGACCCGCCCCCGGTCGCCGAAAGACTGGGCAGTTACTACCCTCGTGCCGGCACCCTTGGGGCTGTGCCAGGCATAATACCGCGTCCATCTCCCTCCCCACCGACGTGGATTGGCAGGACATTGCCGACCTGATCGGGGACAGACTCCTAGTCCCCTGGCAACATGAGGCTGTATCTGGTCAGACGCGACTGGTGCAACTATTTAGCCAACGGGAGCACGCCATCTCATGGGTTCACGGGGTACCTTAACACTTCCCAAAGTGACTACTCTTATGTCCTGAACGAGTGGGACCCTACAAGGTTGACCGGATACTCCTCCGTGGCTCTCGGCCACCCGGTCAGCAACAACCACACTGCTCTCGCAGAGCTCCTTGGTCAAGACATGAACTCGGTTGACCCGGAAAAGGACAATACGCTGGGTGTCCTCACGTCGCACAAGCACTCCCGGGGCGGAGTGCCATTCATCCCGAGCAATTACATTCACGCATTTCTGGCCGAGGAGAGAAGGTTCCCCCTGACTCTCCAACTCAACACTTTAGCAACCAAGATAATCTTTGACAACTTGGGCTGCAGCAGCAAGAAGACATCCTGAGCCATCGGGTTAGACGTGTGTTATCAGGGCGGACGACAACCACATAGCGGTCTTGGAATTTCAGTTCCGCATCCGGGACGTCGATGGTCTTCGTGTTGTGGACGGATCCGTGTTCCCCGCTCAGCCCGGAGAGGTCCCGAGCTTGGCGACGTTTACGATTaacgagaagaaggcttTGGATGCCGTCTCTCAAACCTCTTTACCTCTTTCTAAGAGGCGGGATTACAACTGTGATTATCTTTTGTAGACTAGGTGTGACCGAGCGATGCCGCCTTCATTGGACTATCTAGATCACCCCAACCTTTATTGGTTCCACAAAGCCTCGTTCGAGTAAAATTGGTCTCAAGCTTACTTGATACGGATCGCGCTGGAATGGACTAGATTCATTGACGAAAGAGAGGATTTAACATAGCTAACAAGCTTAGGGTGCTGACTACTGCTCCACCCTCTTGAAAGATTGCTTGTGAGTCACAATGCCTTGGCTCAGACCAACAGGTTCTCTAGAATACCACGAAGGACATCTGGCTGGGAGTGGAAGCTCAGTTCACAACATATCTGCTCGAGCGGAGTTCAATGGTGTGCTAATCGCAATGCCATGACACCCCAGTTAAGTTTCAGCGGCATCAACAAATGTTCCTGGCCGAGCACCAGGGTTAATGTCGAACACGGTGCCTGACAGCAACGATATGCCCAATACCTGGAGCCACGACAAGATCAGCATCCTCAGCCCAAGATGACAACACTCCCACACTGTGATCAAGCTAGACGACCAAATCCAAAAGCATGACGTTCTCGACATCCTGTACTCACGCAACTCCTGATATTACTCAACATCTCGACCACCTCTCAGTTCCAggaccatccatccaccccaACCCCTTCAACTATCCAACGTTGCTGCCCAAGCCCTTGGAACCAAAAGAGTCACCAGAGGTGATTGTTACGCAGCTTGCCTTCTCGACTGAGCAAGGTTGACAGACGTGCGTGCTGGTGAGCTGGCGGAAAAAGCGGGGTCTGGAATGCAGGTCCCGGGGTTGTGCAGCCTAGAGGAATGGAGTCGGTGAAGAGAGGGGTATCGGTCGATTTCCTCCCGTCTTGGTCCTCCATTCGTTTCCAATTGAGCCGCGAGAGTTCGAATAATCGGGCTGGCTGGTCCCCTGTGCCTGAGTAGTAAGTGATGTGGCAGTATCGATCATGCAAGAAGTCGTGCTACTCTGCAACAGCTGCATTCAAAAACCCCGTGCTTCATTGGCCCACCGAAAAGAAGGACCATTATTCTGACAGGGGATTTATGAGTGACGTCAACTCGGTCAAAAAAAAGACGGCCGGGCCCAGACGAAGCCAGTACCACAAATAGCAATCTGACGAATAAGTCTCGCCGAGAAGTTCAAAGGCTCATCCCAAAAGTGCTGGGCAAACTTCTGaccgcaaaaaaaaaaaaaaagaaaaaaaagagggggAGCTCCGTAGAATAATTCAAAAGGTTTTCACTGTAGTTTCGGACGGTGTGTAATCACTGGCCCCGGGCGGGCGAAGACAGCCTGGGTCGTCGTGCCGAAATGGACGGCGCCGCAGACTTTGCTTCTAGGTGGACTCTAGAAGGAACCTGGCGGGTCCTCGTTTGAAATCTTTCTCTGGCGGACAATGTGGGCACGAGTACCGCCGGAACCGCGGAATAGGGCCGACCAGACCCTGCCGTGGTTGTTCTGTACGCTCCGGCGCCAGAAGGAGGCAGAGCGCCAGAGAtaaggccggcgacggttCGGGCCAGGGCTCGGGATTGGCGCCCGgaggcgtcgatggcgaaAAGCGGAGCTTTCGGACATGGCGGGCGAGTCAGATGCCGGACATGCAGCACTAACAGTGGAAGGCACCGCCACTGGTTCCCGGCTCATTCGTTCGGAGGTGAACAGTACATCGAGCCGGGCAAGGCCTCGGTGAAGTGGTCCTGATCTGGTCACCCAATCCAGTTATGCTGGTTTCCAGGTTACTCAGCATCTTGTCTAGCCAGAGCCAGCTCAGCATCCGACCACAAAGAAACACTCTCTCAGTGAttgggagacgacgacgacggcgtcaacGCCGTTCGGAATATGCGCTGTAGACCAGGTGATTGCTTGATTGCAGTGGCTTCTTTCCTTCAAGATGCATCGGCACATGGCTGAAGGGCCTTGCCGGCTGGAGGTGGTGGGCATGAAGGTGGTGGGCATGAAGATGGTGGGCCGTGTCATTCGGAGAAGGCCCGATCGATTGAGCGAGGATAAATGTTCCGAGATTCGCATCGATTGGTCCGTTGATGGGGCCCTGGAAACTGACCGAGAACAAGCTCCAACCTCCAACAGATCTCAAAGGACTACGGAGTACACCGCCCCCGATCCGTCTCAGAAAGCACGCCCCTCAGCTGGCAACGAAGAGGGAAGCGTGGCTGACATttgacaacggcggcgaccatgTGGCTGTCGTGGCCACCAGGAGGGACGATTCAGACAAACAGGGTCGCTCGCCGACGTGGCGGTTGGGTGTCACCGGCTTTGGCAGGGGAGCTgcagccgtcgtcggccgcaacAGTAG from the Colletotrichum destructivum chromosome 10, complete sequence genome contains:
- a CDS encoding Putative NAD-dependent epimerase/dehydratase, NAD(P)-binding domain superfamily, whose protein sequence is MCSLQDTSTEIKHCTPSNPSSQLYIIMPSSTSQTIIVTGANGYLALHVIKQLLKTGYDVRGTIRSRKADDKLHATFPDYYGGRLTTTFVEDLANPELFREAFDENTVGAIHVASPTHARTEDAVRDMLNPAVKGAIGILEASKIYASPSFHRVVHLSSTAAIMDSKKGPRPGYTYTNSDWNPVTFEEAAAIEDHVSLYVASKALSEKAVWAWMTEHKPKFDLACVNPTMVFGPHLETISNMDEFTSTAKFLWRLVDAAEIPQLMWAGCVDVRDTAAMTVAAFEKHEAAGQRLLLARHFDWQTAADIARDELPGFRERFPVGRPGTGRSEALKHIHQYDGSKAVKVLGVEYRPLSETVRDTLGQFLAVEGGKGH